A genomic region of Mustela erminea isolate mMusErm1 chromosome 12, mMusErm1.Pri, whole genome shotgun sequence contains the following coding sequences:
- the IDNK gene encoding probable gluconokinase isoform X1, whose product MAAPGALLVMGVSGSGKSTVGALLASELGWKFYDADDYHPEENRMKMGKGIPLNDQDRIPWLCNLHDILLRDVASGQHVVLACSALKKAYRDILIRGKDGASPKCDETGKDKHPAEVKLLVVHLSGSFEVISGRLLKRKGHFMPPELLESQFETLEPPSAPENFIQISVDKNLSEIIATIVETLK is encoded by the exons ATGGCGGCGCCCGGTGCGCTGCTGGTGATGGGCGTGAGCGGCTCGGGGAA ATCAACCGTGGGCGCCCTGCTGGCCTCCGAG CTGGGATGGAAATTCTATGATGCGGATGACTATCACCCAGAGGAAAACCGAATGAAGATGGGAAAAGGGATCCCACTCAATGACCAG GACAGGATACCATGGCTCTGCAACTTACATGACATTTTACTAAG agaTGTAGCCTCTGGACAGCATGTGGTTCTAGCCTGTTCGGCTCTGAAGAAAGCGTACAGAGACATCTTAATACGAGGAAAAGATGGAGCATCCCCGAAGTGTGATGAGACGGGGAAGGACAAACACCCAGCTGAAGTGAAGCTCCTCGTGGTCCATCTGAGTGGGTCCTTTGAGGTCATCTCTGGGCGTTTACTCAAGAGAAAAGGACACTTTATGCCCCCTGAGTTATTAGAGTCCCAGTTCGAAACTCTGGAGCCCCCATCGGCTCCAGAAAACTTCATCCAAATCAGTGTGGACAAAAATCTTTCAGAGATAATTGCTACAATCGTGGAAACTCTAAAATGA
- the IDNK gene encoding probable gluconokinase isoform X2, protein MKMGKGIPLNDQDRIPWLCNLHDILLRDVASGQHVVLACSALKKAYRDILIRGKDGASPKCDETGKDKHPAEVKLLVVHLSGSFEVISGRLLKRKGHFMPPELLESQFETLEPPSAPENFIQISVDKNLSEIIATIVETLK, encoded by the exons ATGAAGATGGGAAAAGGGATCCCACTCAATGACCAG GACAGGATACCATGGCTCTGCAACTTACATGACATTTTACTAAG agaTGTAGCCTCTGGACAGCATGTGGTTCTAGCCTGTTCGGCTCTGAAGAAAGCGTACAGAGACATCTTAATACGAGGAAAAGATGGAGCATCCCCGAAGTGTGATGAGACGGGGAAGGACAAACACCCAGCTGAAGTGAAGCTCCTCGTGGTCCATCTGAGTGGGTCCTTTGAGGTCATCTCTGGGCGTTTACTCAAGAGAAAAGGACACTTTATGCCCCCTGAGTTATTAGAGTCCCAGTTCGAAACTCTGGAGCCCCCATCGGCTCCAGAAAACTTCATCCAAATCAGTGTGGACAAAAATCTTTCAGAGATAATTGCTACAATCGTGGAAACTCTAAAATGA